A genomic window from Phoenix dactylifera cultivar Barhee BC4 chromosome 7, palm_55x_up_171113_PBpolish2nd_filt_p, whole genome shotgun sequence includes:
- the LOC103707741 gene encoding uncharacterized protein LOC103707741 isoform X2: MPSLRTMLPVCSAVSSCSSHSQISLHVGTRAFYPLQKVLEDRHIFEGRAFACNQDGVLAQDIPFRTHASKCMHSLIVEKSDQSGSLDSSIFSPYPNGFDDIVRGFSKECIESEPENWCYSTRERSGLYPIAEDLKDVKTSKLSGAYMLPGELGNDIADDVSSRSVTAETMVSPTIEQPPAVSPRMDAFQDLPNSLDQSSNGLSGSTSSGSFSVPNAAETALTDSPVPVSDTFKVANEGILNLKESADHFISGITESINTSIGKVEGAAKDSYDAFTLSVSDTIRSVTKSFDSVGSGLFSSVENSKLQASNEVTGYSSALKENVSRAGTSAIDILRQVIITVEDSLANAATFVVYSYGSVKSLLPPDVRDALDLSEEKTLQILNPVGAAFQQVYIIIEEFERNLGLDPNDPILQFILILGSSTMIGVSYWLLKYGGYSGDLAPETTLELLKNEENAVLIDVRPEDLRERDGVPDLRRAARAKYASVTLPKVDGSIKKLLKGGREIDDALTAAVIRNLKLVKDGSKVIVMDANGGQSKGIARTLRKLGVKKPYMVQGGFQSWAKQGFRVKELKPETTLTVLNEEAEAILEDFKPNPALVIGYGLNGRRHCRSLVLLALDSLFIDGWLHMRTRRV; this comes from the exons ATGCCAAGCTTGAGGACGATGCTGCCGGTCTGCTCCGCCGTATCGAGCTGTTCTTCTCATTCTCAG ATATCTCTGCATGTAGGCACCAGAGCTTTTTATCCACTGCAGAAAGTTCTAGAGGATAGACACATTTTTGAAGGCAGGGCTTTTGCCTGCAACCAAGATGGTGTTCTTGCTCAGGATATACCTTTCAGAACCCATGCTTCTAAATGTATGCATTCACTAATCGTGGAAAAATCTGATCAGTCGGGTTCCTTGGATTCCTCCATATTCTCTCCATACCCAAATGGATTTGATGATATAGtacgtggattttcaaaagaatgcATTGAAAGTGAGCCTGAGAACTGGTGTTACTCAACAAGAGAGAGGAGTGGATTATATCCGATTGCTGAGGACCTAAAAGATGTAAAGACTTCAAAATTATCAGGGGCTTATATGCTGCCTGGTGAACTTGGCAATGATATTGCAGATGATGTAAGCAGTCGTAGTGTCACAGCAGAGACCATGGTATCACCCACTATAGAACAACCACCTGCTGTTTCACCTAGAATGGATGCATTTCAGGATCTTCCAAATTCTCTTGATCAGAGCTCAAATGGATTATCTGGTTCCACATCTTCTGGCTCTTTTTCTGTCCCTAATGCTGCAGAAACTGCTCTTACTGACAGTCCAGTACCAGTTTCTGATACATTCAAAGTGGCTAATGAGGGAATCCTAAATCTGAAAGAAAGTGCTGATCATTTTATATCTGGAATTACTGAATCTATAAATACATCAATAGGTAAAGTGGAAGGTGCTGCAAAAGACTCATATGATGCATTTACTTTATCGGTTTCAGATACCATCAGAAGTGTGACAAAATCATTTGACAGTGTGGGCAGTGGCTTATTTTCTTCAGTTGAAAACTCCAAATTACAGGCTAGTAATGAAGTGACAGGCTACTCCAGTGCACTGAAGGAAAATGTGTCCAGAGCAGGCACTTCAGCTATTGACATACTGAGGCAGGTGATTATAACTGTGGAGGATTCTCTGGCAAATGCAGCAACATTTGTTGTTTATTCTTATGGATCAGTGAAGTCGTTACTTCCACCAGATGTCAGGGATGCACTAGACTTATCCGAGGAGAAAACTTTACAGATTCTTAATCCTGTTGGTGCTGCTTTTCAGCAG GTATACATCATCATTGaagaatttgaaagaaatctagGTTTGGATCCAAATGATCCAATACTGCAATTCATACTTATTCTTGgaagttcaaccatgatagG AGTATCTTACTGGTTATTAAAGTATGGCGGGTATTCTGGTGATTTGGCTCCTGAAACAACTTTAGAGCTGCTGAAAAATGAAGAGAATGCTGTACTTATAGATGTCCGGCCTGAG GATCTCAGGGAGAGAGATGGTGTTCCTGATCTTCGACGGGCAGCTAGGGCTAAATATGCTAGCGTGACCCTTCCTAAG GTTGATGGTTCGATAAAGAAACTGCTAAAGGGGGGAAGAGAGATTGATGATGCCTTAACTGCAGCTGTCATCCGCAACTTGAAACTTGTTAAA GATGGGTCAAAGGTCATCGTTATGGATGCTAATGGTGGTCAGTCCAAAGGCATTGCAAGAACCTTGAGAAAACTTGGTGTGAAG AAACCTTACATGGTTCAAGGTGGCTTTCAATCATGGGCAAAACAGGGTTTCCGTGTTAAAGAGCTCAAACCTGAGACCACATTGACTGTATTAAATGAG GAAGCTGAGGCAATCCTTGAGGATTTTAAACCTAATCCGGCACTTGTAATTGGATATGGTCTG AATGGGAGAAGACACTGCAGATCATTGGTCTTATTGGCCTTGGACAG TCTCTTTATCGACGGGTGGCTTCATATGAGGACTCGGAGGGTTTAA
- the LOC103707741 gene encoding uncharacterized protein LOC103707741 isoform X1: protein MPSLRTMLPVCSAVSSCSSHSQISLHVGTRAFYPLQKVLEDRHIFEGRAFACNQDGVLAQDIPFRTHASKCMHSLIVEKSDQSGSLDSSIFSPYPNGFDDIVRGFSKECIESEPENWCYSTRERSGLYPIAEDLKDVKTSKLSGAYMLPGELGNDIADDVSSRSVTAETMVSPTIEQPPAVSPRMDAFQDLPNSLDQSSNGLSGSTSSGSFSVPNAAETALTDSPVPVSDTFKVANEGILNLKESADHFISGITESINTSIGKVEGAAKDSYDAFTLSVSDTIRSVTKSFDSVGSGLFSSVENSKLQASNEVTGYSSALKENVSRAGTSAIDILRQVIITVEDSLANAATFVVYSYGSVKSLLPPDVRDALDLSEEKTLQILNPVGAAFQQVYIIIEEFERNLGLDPNDPILQFILILGSSTMIGVSYWLLKYGGYSGDLAPETTLELLKNEENAVLIDVRPEDLRERDGVPDLRRAARAKYASVTLPKVDGSIKKLLKGGREIDDALTAAVIRNLKLVKDGSKVIVMDANGGQSKGIARTLRKLGVKKPYMVQGGFQSWAKQGFRVKELKPETTLTVLNEEAEAILEDFKPNPALVIGYGLGMSAAIYALLEWEKTLQIIGLIGLGQSLYRRVASYEDSEGLKQDVRLLLSPVRLGAQAFSWAARKLEPNKVGLPTSPSSTAIQDRVLQAAAKHESQPSDAEEAQGLPQESPVQTNENLDLSEA from the exons ATGCCAAGCTTGAGGACGATGCTGCCGGTCTGCTCCGCCGTATCGAGCTGTTCTTCTCATTCTCAG ATATCTCTGCATGTAGGCACCAGAGCTTTTTATCCACTGCAGAAAGTTCTAGAGGATAGACACATTTTTGAAGGCAGGGCTTTTGCCTGCAACCAAGATGGTGTTCTTGCTCAGGATATACCTTTCAGAACCCATGCTTCTAAATGTATGCATTCACTAATCGTGGAAAAATCTGATCAGTCGGGTTCCTTGGATTCCTCCATATTCTCTCCATACCCAAATGGATTTGATGATATAGtacgtggattttcaaaagaatgcATTGAAAGTGAGCCTGAGAACTGGTGTTACTCAACAAGAGAGAGGAGTGGATTATATCCGATTGCTGAGGACCTAAAAGATGTAAAGACTTCAAAATTATCAGGGGCTTATATGCTGCCTGGTGAACTTGGCAATGATATTGCAGATGATGTAAGCAGTCGTAGTGTCACAGCAGAGACCATGGTATCACCCACTATAGAACAACCACCTGCTGTTTCACCTAGAATGGATGCATTTCAGGATCTTCCAAATTCTCTTGATCAGAGCTCAAATGGATTATCTGGTTCCACATCTTCTGGCTCTTTTTCTGTCCCTAATGCTGCAGAAACTGCTCTTACTGACAGTCCAGTACCAGTTTCTGATACATTCAAAGTGGCTAATGAGGGAATCCTAAATCTGAAAGAAAGTGCTGATCATTTTATATCTGGAATTACTGAATCTATAAATACATCAATAGGTAAAGTGGAAGGTGCTGCAAAAGACTCATATGATGCATTTACTTTATCGGTTTCAGATACCATCAGAAGTGTGACAAAATCATTTGACAGTGTGGGCAGTGGCTTATTTTCTTCAGTTGAAAACTCCAAATTACAGGCTAGTAATGAAGTGACAGGCTACTCCAGTGCACTGAAGGAAAATGTGTCCAGAGCAGGCACTTCAGCTATTGACATACTGAGGCAGGTGATTATAACTGTGGAGGATTCTCTGGCAAATGCAGCAACATTTGTTGTTTATTCTTATGGATCAGTGAAGTCGTTACTTCCACCAGATGTCAGGGATGCACTAGACTTATCCGAGGAGAAAACTTTACAGATTCTTAATCCTGTTGGTGCTGCTTTTCAGCAG GTATACATCATCATTGaagaatttgaaagaaatctagGTTTGGATCCAAATGATCCAATACTGCAATTCATACTTATTCTTGgaagttcaaccatgatagG AGTATCTTACTGGTTATTAAAGTATGGCGGGTATTCTGGTGATTTGGCTCCTGAAACAACTTTAGAGCTGCTGAAAAATGAAGAGAATGCTGTACTTATAGATGTCCGGCCTGAG GATCTCAGGGAGAGAGATGGTGTTCCTGATCTTCGACGGGCAGCTAGGGCTAAATATGCTAGCGTGACCCTTCCTAAG GTTGATGGTTCGATAAAGAAACTGCTAAAGGGGGGAAGAGAGATTGATGATGCCTTAACTGCAGCTGTCATCCGCAACTTGAAACTTGTTAAA GATGGGTCAAAGGTCATCGTTATGGATGCTAATGGTGGTCAGTCCAAAGGCATTGCAAGAACCTTGAGAAAACTTGGTGTGAAG AAACCTTACATGGTTCAAGGTGGCTTTCAATCATGGGCAAAACAGGGTTTCCGTGTTAAAGAGCTCAAACCTGAGACCACATTGACTGTATTAAATGAG GAAGCTGAGGCAATCCTTGAGGATTTTAAACCTAATCCGGCACTTGTAATTGGATATGGTCTG GGAATGTCTGCGGCCATCTACGCTTTACTAG AATGGGAGAAGACACTGCAGATCATTGGTCTTATTGGCCTTGGACAG TCTCTTTATCGACGGGTGGCTTCATATGAGGACTCGGAGGGTTTAAAGCAGGATGTGAG GTTGCTTCTATCTCCTGTGAGACTGGGAGCGCAAGCTTTTTCTTGGGCTGCTAGGAAATTAGAACCAAACAAAGTTGGTCTACCAACATCACCCTCATCAACAGCTATTCAGGATCGTGTCCTACAAGCAGCCGCAAAACATGAATCTCAACCATCTGATGCTGAGGAAGCCCAAGGGTTGCCGCAAGAATCACCGGTTCAAACGAATGAGAATTTGGACCTCTCAGAAGCATAA
- the LOC120103706 gene encoding uncharacterized protein LOC120103706 has product MGNPPADASGTSYHSHKVFLLCNYILLGAASSCIFLTLSLRLLPSPCGLLLIFLHALTIIGAATGCAASPGSTKWHATHMVATVLTAIFQGSVALLVFTRTPDFLGELRSYVREEDGEVILKMVGGLGVVIFCLEWVVLALAFVLRYYAYMEGDSGSNAMRSAKVQHDEETKDWPWPFQV; this is encoded by the coding sequence ATGGGGAATCCACCTGCTGATGCCTCTGGCACCAGCTATCACTCCCACAAGGTCTTCCTCCTCTGCAACTACATCCTCCTCGGTGCTGCCTCCAGCTGCATCTTCCTCACCCTCTCCCTCCGCCTCCTCCCGTCACCCTGCGGCCTCCTCCTTATCTTCCTCCATGCCCTCACCATCATCGGGGCCGCCACCGGGTGCGCCGCCTCGCCAGGTTCCACCAAGTGGCATGCCACCCACATGGTGGCCACCGTGCTCACAGCCATCTTCCAAGGTTCCGTGGCCCTGCTCGTGTTCACCAGGACGCCGGACTTCCTCGGGGAGCTGCGATCCTATGTGAGGGAGGAGGATGGGGAGGTGATACTGAAGATGGTGGGTGGTCTCGGGGTGGTGATCTTTTGCTTGGAATGGGTTGTCCTGGCCCTGGCTTTTGTGCTGAGGTACTATGCCTATATGGAGGGGGACTCCGGAAGCAATGCCATGAGGAGTGCCAAGGTACAGCATGATGAGGAGACGAAGGACTGGCCATGGCCCTTCCAAGTCTAG
- the LOC103707745 gene encoding uncharacterized protein LOC103707745, translated as MGNPPADASGTSYRSHKVFLLFNYILLGAASSCIFLTLSLRLIPSPCGFLLILLHAFTIIVAATGCAASPGSTKWHATHMVATVLTAIFQGSVALLVFARTPDFLGELRSYVREEDGEVILKMVGGLGMVIFCLEWVVLALAFVLRYHAYMEGDSGSNAAMRSARVQHEETKDWPWPFQV; from the coding sequence ATGGGGAATCCACCCGCTGATGCCTCTGGCACCAGCTATCGCTCCCACAaggtcttcctcctcttcaactaCATCCTCCTCGGTGCTGCCTCCAGCTGCATCTTCCTCACCCTCTCCCTCCGCCTCATCCCGTCACCCTGCGGcttcctcctcatcctcctccatGCCTTCACCATCATCGTGGCCGCCACCGGGTGCGCGGCCTCGCCAGGTTCCACCAAATGGCATGCCACCCACATGGTGGCCACCGTGCTCACAGCCATCTTCCAAGGTTCCGTGGCCCTGCTCGTGTTCGCCAGGACGCCGGACTTCCTCGGGGAGCTGCGGTCCTATGTGAGGGAGGAGGATGGGGAGGTGATACTGAAGATGGTGGGTGGTCTCGGGATGGTGATCTTTTGCTTGGAATGGGTTGTCCTGGCCCTGGCTTTTGTGCTGAGGTACCATGCCTATATGGAGGGGGACTCCGGTAGCAATGCTGCCATGAGGAGTGCCAGGGTGCAGCATGAGGAGACGAAGGACTGGCCATGGCCCTTCCAAGTCTAG